A portion of the Trachemys scripta elegans isolate TJP31775 chromosome 9, CAS_Tse_1.0, whole genome shotgun sequence genome contains these proteins:
- the PROC gene encoding vitamin K-dependent protein C, whose product MWRLCTLCVLVAACSVHHGHGASVFYSSKDANQILKIQKRANSFLEELKPGSVERECNEEQCDLEEAHEIFETREATLNFWTKYVDGDQCLSNPCFNGTCLDNIGRFNCICNQGWEGRLCQHEANYTNCSTYNGGCEHFCHEDPKQSQRRYCSCASGYQLMDDHSKCEAVVEFPCGRVKADRMELKSGVQIRLIAGKMGKKGDSPWQTMLLDGSGKFKCGGVLIHPSWVLTAAHCVETKGRFKVKLGEYHRLRNEETEKTIVVDKLVSHENYSKETSDNDIAMLHLAQPMIFNKFVLPVCLPTKKLAEQELTANGKQMVVTGWGSKSGDSSNYSTVLSYIEIPIVPQSECAQAMRHDISENMLCAGIIGDKQDACGGDSGGPMITKFKNTWFLVGLVSWGEGCGKLEKFGVYTKVSQYLEWIHQQIKTMDVSSKG is encoded by the exons ATGTGGAGGCTCTGTACTCTGTGTGTGTTGgtggctgcctgctctgtgcaCCATGGACACGGGGCTTCAG TATTTTACAGCAGCAAAGATGCAAACCAAATCCTGAAAATCCAGAAGCGGGCAAACTCTTTTCTGGAGGAGCTCAAGCCAGGCTCTGTGGAGCGAGAATGTAATGAGGAGCAGTGTGACTTGGAGGAGGCCCATGAGATATTTGAAACCAGGGAAGCAACT CTAAACTTTTGGACTAAGTATGTTG ATGGAGATCAGTGTTTATCCAATCCTTGTTTCAATGGGACCTGTCTGGACAATATTGGACGATTTAACTGCATTTGTAACCAAGGCTGGGAGGGACGCCTGTGCCAACATG AGGCTAACTACACCAACTGCTCCACTTACAATGGGGGATGTGAACATTTCTGTCATGAGGATCCGAAGCAGAGCCAGCGCCGCTATTGCAGCTGTGCCTCAGGGTATCAGCTGATGGACGACCATTCCAAGTGCGAGGCCGTTG TGGAGTTCCCCTGCGGAAGGGTGAAGGCAGATCGCATGGAGCTTAAATCAGGTGTCCAAATTCGACTCATTGCagggaaaatgggaaaaaaaggagACAGCCCCTGGCAG ACCATGCTGCTAGATGGCTCAGGAAAGTTTAAGTGCGgaggtgttctcatccatccctCCTGGGTTCTAACGGCAGCACACTGCGTTGAGACGAAAGGGAGGTTCAAAGTAAAACTTG GGGAATACCACCGTCTGCGGAATGAGGAAACGGAGAAAACCATTGTGGTTGACAAGCTAGTGAGCCATGAAAACTACAGCAAGGAGACCTCCGATAATGACATAGCCATGCTGCATCTGGCTCAGCCCATGATTTTCAACAAATTTGTGCTCCCTGTTTGTCTTCCCACCAAGAAACTGGCAGAGCAGGAGCTGACAGCGAATGGGAAGCAGATGGTGGTGACTGGCTGGGGGAGCAAAAGTGGTGACTCCTCGAATTACTCTACTGTTCTGAGTTACATCGAAATCCCCATAGTCCCACAGAGTGAGTGTGCCCAAGCCATGAGGCATGACATCTCTGAGAACATGCTGTGTGCAGGGATTATTGGAGACAAGCAGGATGCCTGTGGTGGGGACAGTGGAGGCCCCATGATCACTAAGTTCAAGAACACTTGGTTCCTAGTGGGACTGGTGAGCTGGGGAGAAGGTTGTGGGAAACTGGAGAAGTTTGGAGTCTACACCAAAGTCAGCCAATACCTGGAGTGGATCCACCAGCAAATTAAAACAATGGACGTCTCATCTAAGGGCTGA